gtgatgactgagtattattggtataggtgttgaaatgagacatgtctaacttattagacatgtgagaattattcgttttagtagatgaagtggtggattggtcagtcaagacttatcccatgttttattcaatgaagggatactaagctaagtgtgtgaatttccgagtggccacggttatttgcattctagcatagtatcaatatgccctttattattttatacatttggaaacaattttgatttttaaatgttttcttagagaaagaatgagagtcaggcttttctgaactggtacctaatgaatggcctatctcactatttctcattcagggcaagaagtcggttttgacaacgaaagggtttcacagagacttggttttaaagaataatCTTCATCGGCTATATAATTGTTTTCTAGTTATCCAATTTTTTTATGCCGAAAAACTTTCTATTGAACAAACTTGTTGCTCAATTTAGCATCTATTATCAAGGTATAACCAGTCATTTGCAtctgcttaaaaaaaaaaaaaaaaattgactgtaaaacatgaagatcaaggatgttttcATGATGATGGTCATTTTCTCTTCTTACGTTATGTGGTTTGTGTTCAAAAGTATGGATGATGAGGATTCGTTTGTATTTTCGTATACATTCATTGTAATTTATACTATTGTTATAGCTTATTTCCTTTCTATCTATATTGTAGTCCTCATGTGAGGTGTTTACACATCCTCGCCTTTTTATATATGATAAGGATTACAAGAAGTCAGGAATAAGTTTTGTTTTCGGGGTGAAAGTAAGTGTTGTGTATAAAATCTTATGCTGTGAAATGttgttctgtttatttgtaatggTAGTTCTTGTCTCCGATTATCAAATTTTAGtttgaaatttcgaggacgaaattattttaacgggggaaggattgtaatatccaacattttcataatacatttatttattataaatcaaagttttaatacataaaatgtacaactttacaaatttaagaaatagtaatggaaaaatagtgtttaaaatatgattttatgtttttaatgagattaaagaaagagaaacttgagtagtcaagtattggacccaaatgtcatataattttaattggggatttttataaaattaagaaagtttggctaaagggcttatttgaaaagaattttagtattttgggtccaagtgtaatttttaaaaataaataaataaataaataaaataaaaataaaataaaaggcttcagcctttcattttacccgagcccctctctctctctcctcagaaactctctctctctctctctctctctctctctctctctgcgtgttactgttgccgacgtcgcaggagtactttccggccaccatttttagccacgcgccggaccgttggattcagaggcctccgaactatcgacccacgcgggaatctagagctcactcgccgattaaacgcctcaaccactcgatttaagttcggccaccccgcgacttcaaagttgcgattcggccacctcgggcatccgtttgccgatccgtcaccaccatcgtgctcctcgtgttgtgggcttcaaaacccaataacttgttcctacatctaccatagttgggtggtgggcccaccacgagccaccgcgatccaccgtagaccgacggtcgaaacttagtgttcgaggttccgaagtacgttttgagtctcagaaaatcatcgtttgacttattgtggaacccgatcattttggtataatttctttaacctatatattgtgatttaattgtgattgattagagtaattgttattatgtgtatttatagtatataattatatattattgatatatggaatattttctgtaatttactggctgtctgggattatatatatttttgatacaggttttgattttggaattgtccactttatagccgttgtgctgtctaattttctagaaaatattagatattaaatcaagtataaaaatacatatttaattgattttatattaatatggaaattattatgattaagtaattttaattattattgttattattttgttaagtaaatcaagaatacatattcatatatatatatatatatatatatatgaaaagtatgatttatagtaaacctattatctaaccattattattgtatattaatatttgaatattaaaataatatcaaatattagtttcctacagttattgatatttgtaagaccagtgaagtttggagaaagtatatttattatatcactggaattgatattatgactaattaataataatataaatatttatatttatattattatcattatattgattattacaactttatgttaaaaatatgatttcttttataaaatgactatttgaatatatacatccatatacgtattgctattgaagcattttgttattaatatcgaaataagtttaattatagacgataattattatttttattgggattattattattattatcataagggtacattatcttatgagcaaggtttaaagcatggttttatatgaagatttatttgcattacgttgataataatttattattatcatttatatagtttctggtattattaatatacactatcaatagtgtatatttatgattttgatagaatttaataaatgatgtgccttgaataggatttgtatggatttgattgattgactcttggtgaggaattttaaaataagctaaggacctaaggtaagtaaatctcaccttttgtgcttaagtataagatgcatgactacattgattgtgtacatctgatgagttaagtatggtatgatgatgatgcatatgataagtatgtgaagaatggttatatgaacaccataagggtgttgtgtgatatgtaattgatgaattctgtgatatgtgaaagatgtcttacttggttaagaatgatatgaattatgtgcaagtatgtgttcttatgttgatggatatgtggatcactctatgttcatgatttgttatatgttatgatatatgaagcgtttaagtttttaggctggaaaccttagacctgagccatagctctacgttaaggtataacaacgccaccaacccaaagcttcatgtattatgactaaagatgttttgagttatatgagatgtgatacaatgccttgattgaataccatcaacatgaatcatgaacatgaacattggcatttcagcatcagcatgtatgcatggcatgtacagttatgtgatacattattatgtgatataagaccatgcatatgaatatgagaaaagttatgaaatgtcttgaaaagttttatgtaaagttaaacattttaatgacacaaggcttaagcaaagtgataataagatgttaaaaagggtgccactgtttcgatgaagcaatcaagtaagttcagtaaagaagacggaggtctattaaggcttatagtggccgtccactagtgtgggctaggtcagagttgaccattcagatatgtttgccatgttcccgtctttctcctccatatgtgtaataagtatggcagctatggcaacgatgaaatgagtgttatgatgagcctagctgagacgatggctagccggaggagaacccatgggattctatatgatatgtgtaacaagccctgcaggcattggctgaatcaaacagtgtgcacaagtgaaatcgggcccataaaaatgtgaaactaaaagaaagagcataaaagtaaagtttgaaagtgcatgagcaataaatgaaatgcataagtatataagtcagcatattagtatatgtgcactacaaactcacgacattcatgtgtatgtgtatgcatgagatttgcttactgagcgttagctcattatgttattttccaacatttttccaggtgtggctttagctgttgagcaacttgtggagcacggactcagtagcaatgcaataatggtttagagttttcatatggctgccttaaatttaaagtattcatacgtgtaataatttcttctaataagtttatataaaagttttaaatttttctgtatttcttcgtatcattttatttaattcttttggtcaagtgccttacatactcgtaaaccctagaattacgagtatgtggcagacgtaccctaccttagggacgttacattgtatactgggtatgagattgttcagagcttgagcctttgtggttgtgcatggtcctaattgtactggtatctgttagtgAGCATGCTAAATacattgtttatggatattgaacatgtgatatatgattggtggcatgtcttactcgtgaacgacactgactagtcagggaccgactctaaagttgatgatcacgcattgaatagctctatagcattaatgcgggaccgaccctaaggtcgaagaacttataagcgcttgcctggttacgaccagatgactatagccaaggtatatgaccccggtgaccgtttgccacatggctaagggacgttgtccatagtttcgactctagagtcgtgaggaaggttatcttggtgactaatcaccttgcacctgtcctaatcaagcttaagtcgaaaatcatgcattgaatggctatatggcattaatgccagaccgaccctaaggtcgaagaactattaagcgcttgcctggtctacgaccagatgtttatggccaaggtatatgaccccggtgactgtttgtcacatggccaagggacgctgtccattgcatgactctagggtcgggaggaaggttatgttggtgaccattcaccatgcacctgtcctaatcaaacttatgaaaggatcacttgtcagttaagccctggtgatcctatcgtcacatggctagaaggagcgatgctcagtattgtgacttttggctattgtcacctatttgtttggactgatagtcttgaATGGTTACTATGATCGTTGTTGACATTATAGCATactttattgggttttcttgctgggattcggctcacgggtgctacgtggtgcaggtaaatgcaagaggaagttggaccatccttgagttgaagagcttaggtgatgacgtgtacatatgcagctgctcgtccgctacggccgaggtttaaagtggaactagggttgaaccctgttttgccgcctaggacggcttattatatatattttctgtaataaactctgaaactttattctcgggatcccaatgtatatatattaaacgttctagtgaaacgttacaacttatccaaaatgtttaatccctaaaccgctaatcatacttagttcacgattttggccaaatgactcgattagcgagtttagcactgtttacaaggcacaccgtaacggtccctggagttagggcgttacaataatgaGCCAGGCTAGTATTTGCAGTGAATCCTCCTGTTAAGTAATCATGCATTACTCACCATTTCGTCTTGAACCAGATCTAGAACTACCCTCAACAATTTGTGTAGCCATAAATCCTATTTTCTATTCATTGAGATCTGTTGACTTTGTATACCATTCCGGTGTAAATAAATGATCTTAGCATAGATCTATTGTGGtcttttaattagataataatgGAAACAACAACCCTAGTTGCCATATTTATATCTGGTTGAGTGAATAAAAAGTTGGATCTACATTAGATCTCACCTGAATCACCCCATCTATCCTCCTGAGGAGAAGTTTGGTTTCAAACCCCGATTCGAACAGGAGAAGTATGCCATGCTAATGTGCCTTGGATGATCCACATCTCAGGGTCAAGCGCTGATGAGCACATTGAACTATCTATGTGGCTGAGAGCCCTCACAGCTCAGACACAACGACGCAATTATCAGGGGCGCACTCTACCACTAAGCTAATAGCCCGTCATGCGGGCCTCCCGCTGGCAGCGACCATCAACAGATACAAGCTTAAGTTGTGTACTTCATTGCCTTAtcttaataaaacaattttttttatctatactTCTATGTGCATAATTCCTTATGGTTTTTATGTTGCCTGTATGTTGCCTTTATTGGGCTATTGTGTGTCATTTACCTTTGTTGTATGCTTGTTTGTTGTGTGGGACGTACCACTAAGATGACTTGCTTCGTGCTTGCTTATACTTTGTTATTGTCATTCACATGTGAGAGACATGGATTGTGGCTAACCATTAAGTTTGTATAACCACAGGCGTGAGTTTTAGGCTGACTTACTAGTTTGGAGAGCTAGCAAGTGTTGCACGTTCTGTCTACTTGGATAAGTCAAATAGCTAGCTCCCGACAGGTGCCCTTTAGCATTGctcataaaacatatattttaattcgaaaaaatttctcaatcttttttcttcaatttgcATTGTCTAGGTCTTTGTCTCTCTTTAATTGAAAACACTCATAATATTAACAGATTCACTTCAAATCCCACAAGTTCACATGTTCATATTGTTTCTATACTTACTATTAATGTGAACATAGGTTTTGCTGTCTTAAGTGACATTTCAtcaagaagaggcttgaagatgttTTTCATAAGTATTTGTTTCCATTAAGTTtctattgaaattaaatgttgaTTATTCATGGAAATGTGATCACAATTTGGCAAAAAAATAATTTGGATATCAGTTGAATAAAGTTGTCGTTTTTTTATGAAAAGTATCATTTTGATGATTGTCGTTTTTCAAGAATAttgtcatttttaattaataGTGTTGTTTAACATAAAAATTGTTGTTTTACTTCAAAAACATTTTTTAACGGTCCAATTACATTATTtaacaaaacttttaaaaaaaaatcgaaaTTCATTATTGGAACATTTTTTACTTGTTAATTAAAAGAAAACGAATATGCTTTTGTGTAAGAACTAgaatattaaacaaaaattgtttTTGCATTTAGTTCAACCAAACAGTTTCAATTTTCTTAACTcagaaataatataaaattagtgtcacaaattaaattttcaaaaacatATATTCGGTAACTAAATCAAAGTTCGTAAGTCCAACATACTATTTCTAAAATTGGAGTTTTTCAACACAAAGCAATCAAACCcttttcataatttttattaGTTGAAAACAATCAAGATGTTAAAATAACAAACTTTGtaaaactatattttctttcATAATTTTTTATCTTCAGATGTATCAATTATATACTTTCAAATAATTACTTTTTTtcttaacttttaattaatttgaaGTTTAATAATAGAACTTGGTCATCGATTATATAATATAAGGACTTTGGCTTAACATTTTTATTTTGCCTTGATAATTTTAGATTAATTTGAACTTTGGCTCCTCCTCATTTGTAGTACAAACATCATTATTAACTATTAAgtgttataaattatttaaaactgcgCCACGAGGGTCAGAGAGGCACATTGATTAAGAGGGGGCTTTACTCCACAAATTTTAAGAACAAAAAATTAATATACaagtttttattataatttctgtttctttcaaaaattatacatttgatctctcaatttttttttgtactttTGACCCTTAAGTCTCTTTTTCCCTCGGTCACACCTACACACCTAACATAGCCATTAACCAAACATGCTATTATatctataattttttataaaaaaataaacatacacACAAATAAAAATAATGCTAATTTTATATAATACCCATTTTTCTATATTACTAAAAAAAATTCCTGACATTGATAAGGAAAGGAAACACAATATCCAATTTATTACTCCTTCCTATTTTTGTGAGTACATGTATGCTTGTGCCAGTTATATTAATTAGTAGATGAATATTATGATATGAATAAAGTTTAGGCATGCCTATCCAATGGGTTCGGCTCGAAGCGGCGGTTGCGGTGTTTGCCGCCCCTGCAATCCTTTCCCTTTTCGCAACCTCTGGAGTAGCCGTTGGAAGGATCAGGCAGGCATTTACCACCCTTGCAGTTGCTATCACGGCCTTTCGAAATGGGGCCGTACCCAATATTGGAGCCCATAGCTCCCTCCACCATTATCGACAACACCAAAAGACTCGCAATCAACATAATGCTATTACTCTTCCAAAACCCCATTTCTATCAATGATACCAAATCTTAATGGTTTAATTTCTTTGGTTTACAATTGAAAATGTAGTgcttgtatgtatatatatatatatgatgatgatggttaACTGACCAACCCTAAATAATGGTAACACCGGTAAATATATTGCTGGTTAATCAAGAGTGCAGCTCAAACTGGCTGAGTTGTGCGGTCGAATTTTTATTAAACCACCTGTACTTGTCATATTTGGCTATTGGAAGAATAAGTCAACGGGACAAGACTTGACTTCCATTCATATCTACAACTATATAATTATGATTACCTATATAATTTTGGTTAACCAATTCATTTCCTCTTAGCTTATTTTCAGTAAACAACCTAAACCTCTTCCATTGATAGTAGCAACTGCTATTTTTATTTTTGTCTATTTCTACcgttatatatataaacatgtgCACGGCACATGATTTGTttaacacaaatattacattaaatTAGCAAAAGTACAACAAAAAATTAGCCCTGACTTCTTCTCATTCGATTGTTAAATAGAATCGTAAATTTATTGAATATGATAGTACAGATATTAGACATaattattatgtttttattttaaattattaatttgataaattatttgtgattttaattaaaaaaaattaattaaaattaagttgAAGAGTTTATTTGAAATATTCAAAAAGTAAGTTCTCAAAATTCAAACTCTAAACTACTAATAAAACAAAATTTAGGTTAAACCAAAACATAAAGTCAATAAAGAAAAAGACAAAACAACAAGAAAACGAATGACTAGCTTAGGAATATTTTTAAAAAGAGGACCTCCTTATAAAAAGACAATCATGAAATCAGAATTTGCAAAAGCCGGGCTGGGCTTATATCCGAATTTGCTGGGCTACCCTAAGGACCCAAACAGAAGTATAGAAATCAGAGgggtattattaaaaaaaaaagaaatcagAGGGGTATTTAAGTCTTTTCAGAAGCTTGATCATATTCTACGGCACAAAGCTCCATGGATGATGATGATCGAAGATGAAGCTTGTGCTATTAACCAAGCCAATTCTTCTTCTTACACTCACCCTAAGTGGCACTACATTGTTCACACTGGTTTTCCGGCCTAACCCATCATTTAGAAGACCAGAATCCATGGCTCGAAGCTTCATTCTGTGGCTTCACGGCCTTGGCGACTCTGGACCCGCGAACGAACCCATCAAGAACTTATTCACTTCACCCGAGTTCAGGAACACCGTCTGGTCCTTCCCTTCTGCTCCTGCGAACCCAGTCACCTGCAATTGTACGTTTATACTTCTAATCTTTTGGGCAATTACTAATTATGTGTGTTTTCGTTTCTATATATACTTTGTGCATACTTGTGATTGTCTTCCATCAATGTATTTGTTTTGATGACTTAAATTGTAATTATTCACATGGGTTTTCTTTCTTTCTGTTTGTgtgtttttttattgttattagcAAGTGCTTTTGTGTTCTTTGAAATGGTTTGGAGTAGGCTAACTTTAGTTGTGTTATGATCCCGATTATACTTCAACAATTATATGGTATTCAAGTCTTTTAACATTTGCAGTAGAAGAGAACTAACCTTATTTTGAGGTGACAAAGGTTGACTAGGAAAATATAGTATGAGATTATCACAATGACTTCTTTCAGTTTTCCCCTTAGTACTACAACTAGGCCTATGAATCAATTTCAAAAGTTTTCTATAACATATACATTAAAAATGGTAGATTTCTTTCAGCGTAGGCACCGGAAGTTATGGAATTTTCCTTCCCATGGCCCTTCAGAAATATCTTATTTGATATAATGATGACCTTTAGTGTTCTCTTTTTCTTGTAGATGGTGCTATAATGCCTTCATGGTTTGACATTCAGGAGATTCCGGTTACGGCTGTAAGTATTACATGTTTTATAATTCTTAAACTTATTTTTTAAGATTTCAGATCATGAGTTGGATGAATTCTAGTAAAAGTATTGCAGTAAGTTGATTACAATTAAGTTCTGAAAAGAACTTTACTGTTGGCTTGTAAAATGAGATGCCGCCGAGTTGTTTGGTGCGCGCTGCTTTTATGAAGTGTTTGAGATATTCCTTTTGGGAACCTATCTAGCAATAAGTTAGGCCTTTATGCCTCCTTATGATTGTAGCGTTCATTGAGACGGATAGTATTGGAAAATTTGAACAGGGATCCtgaaaatgtattaaaaaatttgttCTAGAAAATCTCATCATTCATTTCATTTTTAATAACAAAACTGATAGTGGTGCCAAGTAAGCTCATTTATACCATCATTTCTGGTGAATAATATATTTCAGGATTCACCAAAAGATGAAAGTAGCTTGGTTAAAGCTGTAAAGAATGTACATAAGATGATTGACAAAGAGATAGCTGCTGGCACTAatcctaataatatatttgtgtGTGGATTTAGTCAAGGAGGTTTGTCTTTCTCCTTCCCTCTCTCTTATACTTACTTGTATACATCACTGCGTTATTGGTCTGCATTTACTGCTAGTAACTTTCTATATCGAACAATCTCCTCCAGGTGCTTTGACGCTGACAAGTGTTCTTCTTTACCCTAAAACTCTTGGGGGAGGTGCAGTATTCAGCGGATGGGTTCCCTTTAATTCATCATTAATTGAACAAATTTCGCCAGACGCCAAGAGGGTACTCCTTAGGATAGTTCTGATATGTCTAGTCTTGGTCTGCAAATTTTCTTTTTTCCCTTGTCATTTTCCGAAGAAAGTAGTAAGCAAATGCACATGTAGTAAGGCCCATCTTCACTTTGCCTCTGCTGTCATCCATTCCATGCAATCATTCGATGTGAAACATGCAAATTAATTGCTGTTTTGTAATTAATGTATCTAACTTGATGAGGaaactgattatattataatacattgtgAGCTCTAAGCTTGAAATTCAGTTCCATCCGTGTGTTTTTTGTGTTTCAACAAATTCTCATATCTGAAACGTATATGCAGACACCTATTTTGTGGTCACATGGAATGGATGACAGAACAGTACTGTTTGAAGCAGGACAAGCTGGCCCCCCTTTCCTTGAAAAAGCTGGTATAAGTTGCGAGTTTAAGGTATGATAACTGCTGGTCAATAGATTTATTGACTTTTTTTCTTATTCTGTACTAATATTTGACCCGTGACAAACTTTGCTCTATCATTGGCAGGCTTATCCTGGTCTTACTCATTCAATAAGCAGTGAAGAGCTTAAGTATCTGGAGTTATGGATCAAAACTCGTCTGCAAAGTTCTTCTTAGAGATTTAATGGTGATATCACCTAATCAATAAGTCATTATTGCTGAGAATCATTTTTAATGGGAAAAAACAAAGTTTGAGACATCTTTTCTGAGGCTTGTATTCTGTTGCTTTGCttatatgaataagttttgtttttaaagaacAACATTTATGTTTTTATCTTAATGCAATTAAAGACAACGTTCAATTCATCTACCTGGATAATTGCATGGAAGCCAACATTGTTGGGAATCGCCTTTGGACTTGGGTTCTCACTTCATCAATAAATAGTTTccttttctaccaattttttattttttgaattagcTCCTTCTCCAGCGTCTGAATAAGAAAATAATGGTTTTTAATCTCATTTTCATGCAGTGGGATGAAACTCCTttaatttgttaaatttttttcCTTAAAATTTTATCGTTTTAACGATGTTTTTTGAAAATCATATCATTTTCTCCGATTGATGTCGTTTTTGCATAATTATGTCCTTTTGTAGTGAAGATGTCATTTTCACCAGAGGTTGTCGTTTTCTCTAGAGGTTGTagtttttttaaagtatatttttctACCAATGATGTCGTTTTTAACGATTGATGCTGTTTTCTTTTTAAGTTGTTGGTTTTGGCGAATAATGT
This genomic interval from Humulus lupulus chromosome 8, drHumLupu1.1, whole genome shotgun sequence contains the following:
- the LOC133794833 gene encoding probable carboxylesterase SOBER1-like — its product is MKLVLLTKPILLLTLTLSGTTLFTLVFRPNPSFRRPESMARSFILWLHGLGDSGPANEPIKNLFTSPEFRNTVWSFPSAPANPVTCNYGAIMPSWFDIQEIPVTADSPKDESSLVKAVKNVHKMIDKEIAAGTNPNNIFVCGFSQGGALTLTSVLLYPKTLGGGAVFSGWVPFNSSLIEQISPDAKRTPILWSHGMDDRTVLFEAGQAGPPFLEKAGISCEFKAYPGLTHSISSEELKYLELWIKTRLQSSS